A single Amphiprion ocellaris isolate individual 3 ecotype Okinawa chromosome 15, ASM2253959v1, whole genome shotgun sequence DNA region contains:
- the col9a2 gene encoding collagen alpha-2(IX) chain, producing MAALSALLKTWVILQTLCLALAQVRGPPGPQGQPGPPGPSGTPGSDGIDGDKGPPGPPGPPGLKGEPGEPGPDGPPGENGIDGLIGAKGDRGPIGSPGPKGQPGPSGEPGPPGSGLPGLAGAPGPIGLPGEIGPNGAKGVMGPPGPPGLPGPPGKPGPPGKFIGGEEGSADFQCPLNCPAGPKGPQGLQGVKGHKGRAGVLGEPGSIGKVGPRGEIGISGEQGIPGPPGPMGLRGYPGMMGPKGEAGPRGYKGINGPVGIPGPPGEEGPQGPPGEAGDKGDKGSRGIQGPQGAVGKKGENGLPGIDGKDGTPGIPGVKGGPGHAGMPGPPGPQGAAGLPGSPGAKGGAGAKGEPGPRGHIGMAGASGPLGEPGLPGEPGMEGVPGPKGDRGQRGAVGPQGVVGKPGGKGERGPIGVPGAQGLSGTKGDKGFQGKVGSKGDVGDPGVEGLAGEKGEKGLSGEPGPKGQQGIRGDTGHNGPTGDPGKPGDLGPPGLPGPRGLNGERGVPGMPGIQGSAGRDASDQHIIEVVLKMLQERLAAVAVSAKRAVLGGAGVMGPPGPPGPPGAPGPQGLHGLPGARGIPGIIGAPGQIGNTGLKGKRGAKGERGNPGQPHPGPPGPPGIQGPPGVDGVARDGRPGERGPQGSAGEAGRPGKAGSSGLPGFCEAAMCLAASAYTSPRLQEAGTIKGPNV from the exons ATGGCTGCTCTCTCTGCCTTGCTGAAGACCTGGGTGATACTGCAGACCTTGTGCCTGGCTCTGGCCCAAGTG AGGGGTCCACCTGGACCTCAGGGCCAGCCAGGCCCACCAGGCCCCTCTGGCACTCCTGGGTCAGATGGCATTGAT ggAGACAAAGGACCTCCAGGCCCCCCTGGTCCACCA gggttGAAAGGAGAGCCAGGAGAGCCAGGTCCTGACGGTCCACCAGGGGAGAATGGCATTGAT GGTTTGATTGGAGCAAAAGGTGATCGAGGTCCCATCGGGAGCCCTGGCCCAAAG GGTCAACCCGGTCCAAGTGGTGAGCCCGGACCTCCT GGGTCCGGTCTTCCGGGTCTGGCT GGCGCTCCAGGGCCAATTGGTCTTCCTGGTGAAATCGGGCCAAATGGAGCAAAG gGTGTCATGGGACCACCTGGACCTCCAGGGCTTCCTGGACCTCCTGGCAAGCCA GGTCCTCCAGGAAAGTTCATTGGTGGAGAGGAGGGCAGTGCAGACTTCCAG TGTCCTCTTAACTGTCCAGCAGGACCTAAAGGCCCCCAGGGACTACAGGGAGTCAAG GGACACAAAGGACGTGCTGGTGTTCTCGGAGAGCCTGGTAGCATAGGAAAAGTG GGCCCCAGGGGAGAAATAGGCATCTCTGGGGAACAAGGCATCCCAGGACCTCCG GGTCCAATGGGTCTCAGAGGTTATCCAGGGATGATGGGTCCCAAAGGAGAGGCA GGCCCTCGTGGTTACAAGGGCATCAATGGACCTGTAGGAATTCCCGGTCCTCCt ggTGAGGAGGGACCTCAGGGACCACCCGGAGAGGCAGGAGACAAGGGAGACAAA GGCAGTCGAGGTATCCAGGGCCCACAGGGTGCAGTTGGCAAAAAGGGAGAGAAT GGTCTGCCGGGTATTGATGGGAAAGATGGCACACCTGGTATTCCTGGAGTCAAG GGTGGCCCTGGGCATGCTGGGATGCCTGGTCCTCCTGGTCCTCAGGGAGCAGCA GGATTACCTGGCAGCCCTGGGGCGAAGGGTGGAGCTGGAGCTAAG GGAGAACCTGGACCTAGGGGTCATATCGGCATGGCTGGTGCCTCGGGACCTTTG GGTGAGCCTGGTCTTCCTGGTGAGCCTGGTATGGAAGGAGTCCCTGGACCCAAG GGTGACAGAGGCCAGCGGGGCGCAGTTGGGCCACAGGGAGTCGTCGGCAAGCCT GGAGGCAAAGGAGAGAGAGGCCCCATTGGTGTCCCAGGTGCCCAGGGTCTTAGTGGAACTAAAGGAGACAAG GGCTTCCAAGGAAAAGTTGGTTCAAAAGGGGACGTT GGTGACCCTGGCGTTGAGGGATTGGCTGGCGAGAAAGGTGAAAAG GGTTTGTCTGGTGAACCTGGGCCCAAAGGACAG CAAGGAATTAGGGGTGACACTGGACACAATGGACCCACTGGAGATCCTGGTAAACCGGGAGACCTGGGACCACCAGGGCTACCTGGTCCTAGGGGGCTTAACGGAGAGCGAGGAGTACCTGGCATGCCAGGCATTCAGGGATCAGCA GGACGTGATGCATCTGACCAGCATATTATTGAAGTGGTGCTGAAGATGTTGCAGG AGAGGCTAGCAGCAGTGGCAGTGAGCGCCAAGAGGGCTGTGCTTGGTGGTGCAGGTGTAATGGGACCTCCTGGGCCGCCTGGACCTCCAGGAGCACCTGGCCCTCAGGGGTTACATGGCTTACCTGGTGCACGTGGCATCCCTGGTATCATTGGAGCACCCGGGCAGATTGGAAACACGGGGCTGAAAG GAAAGAGAGGTGCCAAGGGAGAGAGAGGCAATCCAGGTCAACCTCACCCAGGACCACCAGGACCCCCAGGAATACAAG GTCCTCCTGGTGTTGATGGTGTGGCTCGGGATGGTAGGCCCGGCGAGAGAGGACCTCAGGGATCAGCCGGAGAGGCTGGTCGCCCCGGTAAGGCAGGCTCGTCAGGTCTCCCAGGCTTCTGTGAGGCAGCGATGTGTCTGGCAGCATCAGCATACACCTCACCGAGACTACAGGAGGCGGGAACTATCAAAGGACCAAATGTTTAG